A window of Sulfurimonas gotlandica GD1 contains these coding sequences:
- a CDS encoding DUF5718 family protein produces MAKYKKFIGLGIAGNFALHLAQAGELEDFKDIVTADEAAPKGMFPFYLPAPLDLDSGLVLHAKDILRTYPLSTSHIRLPKEDVNVQAEPEVGLICDLQYTAGRLSKIIPTYFGAYNDCSIRVAGASKISDKKNWGEDSKGLSNTLIKIDKFKEGGVMDSYSICSFLRRDGELNAYGEDVELNGYSYFYDKLLDWMTNQINTQENFGPLEPLSEYVAACSNPKEAIISIGATRYTEYGENTFLQNGDEVIISLYNRNDFSKEEVTQKIKNSSYENMSVLAQKVI; encoded by the coding sequence ATGGCAAAGTATAAAAAATTTATTGGTCTTGGAATAGCAGGTAACTTTGCACTTCACTTAGCTCAAGCTGGTGAGCTTGAGGATTTTAAAGATATTGTTACTGCAGATGAAGCAGCACCTAAAGGAATGTTTCCTTTTTATCTTCCTGCTCCTCTTGATTTAGACAGTGGCTTAGTTTTACATGCAAAAGATATTTTACGTACTTACCCTCTTTCAACTTCACATATTAGACTTCCAAAAGAAGACGTAAATGTTCAAGCTGAACCGGAAGTAGGACTTATCTGTGATTTGCAATATACAGCAGGAAGATTGTCTAAAATCATTCCAACTTACTTTGGTGCTTATAACGACTGTTCTATAAGAGTTGCAGGAGCCAGTAAAATAAGTGATAAGAAAAACTGGGGAGAAGATTCTAAAGGTCTTAGTAACACTCTTATAAAAATAGATAAGTTTAAAGAAGGCGGAGTAATGGATTCTTACTCTATTTGTAGTTTCCTTCGCCGTGATGGTGAGCTTAATGCTTATGGAGAAGATGTAGAACTTAATGGTTATAGCTACTTTTATGACAAACTTCTTGATTGGATGACTAACCAGATAAATACACAAGAAAACTTTGGACCACTAGAACCATTAAGTGAATACGTTGCAGCATGTTCTAACCCTAAAGAAGCGATTATTAGCATAGGTGCTACAAGATACACAGAGTACGGAGAAAATACATTTTTACAAAATGGCGATGAAGTAATTATTTCTCTATATAACAGAAATGATTTTTCAAAAGAAGAAGTAACTCAAAAGATTAAAAACAGTTCATATGAAAATATGAGTGTATTGGCTCAAAAAGTTATCTAA
- a CDS encoding GNAT family N-acetyltransferase translates to MQIRELDLKELYTAYSVLKQLRLELSYKEFEDLIYDMRYMEYKMFGIMNGEELITYAGVCVQTNLYHKRHLYVFDLVSDEKYRSMGYGKMMLEYLDDYAKMCMCKNIVLSSNVEREKAHEFYENHGFERKSFIFLKPVS, encoded by the coding sequence ATGCAAATAAGAGAATTAGATTTAAAAGAATTATATACTGCCTATAGCGTTTTGAAGCAGCTAAGATTAGAGCTATCGTATAAAGAGTTTGAAGACTTAATATATGATATGAGATATATGGAATATAAGATGTTTGGCATTATGAATGGTGAAGAACTTATAACTTATGCTGGCGTATGCGTTCAAACTAATCTTTACCATAAGCGGCATCTTTACGTTTTTGATCTTGTAAGTGATGAAAAATATAGAAGTATGGGCTACGGGAAGATGATGCTTGAGTATTTGGATGATTATGCAAAAATGTGCATGTGTAAAAATATAGTTTTATCATCTAATGTTGAAAGAGAAAAGGCACACGAATTTTATGAAAATCATGGGTTTGAAAGAAAAAGTTTTATCTTTTTAAAGCCTGTTTCCTAA
- a CDS encoding methyl-accepting chemotaxis protein, translated as MNTKSIKFKVLALMAVSLLVMTVSIMSISVSRASDSLVKSNMALLDAVKESKKEHIMDFSHSFENLLLSRTADSGTVQSMWALDESFQALEEMTEVSPEDIKIALLKHYENEYINKINFNVKGAKAKRSATDYLPKSLSAQIAQYLYIVKNENKVGEKDKLAMSKEHKEVYSTNHVQIHPVYKQILDNYELYDIFIVNASGDVVYSVCKEKDFGTNLLSGVYSDSGLGEAFKKATKTPKGEVAFADFRPYEPSYNEPATFLASPLYFGKDFEGAIIFQLPKDKINSVMNFKGEFEKAGLGKTGKANLISLDGNMKNDSRFLKDIKDPDVIAAGTTISIFKIDSKSADEIKKGQSGSWIVDDHRGVKVLSSYAPVKVFGESWGIIVDIDESEVLENVEETRNVIVGISIAILVVLLLISFLLTQKALISKLNTLQDASYNLAKGEGDLTRQIIVPKGDEISEIAHNINAFIDKVRVTVSQAKTSSSQNTDIAQTLSDTSSSMKEKAQEESVLVNKVSIEGKDLQNILARSIDQAKITKDDINTAGNILKGANKQIVHLANEIQQRAQDELELSHKLEQLSADATQVKDVLVVISDIADQTNLLALNAAIEAARAGEHGRGFAVVADEVRKLAERTQKSLSEINATISVIVQSVIDASDNISRNAKAIEKLSGDANNTENEINTSMESIERSIVQVDETVTGYINNSKTVESMIVKVSEIEEISSENKKSMDDISNASSKLTQMTINLNNMLKGYKT; from the coding sequence ATGAATACAAAAAGTATTAAATTTAAAGTTCTTGCCTTAATGGCAGTCTCACTTCTTGTAATGACTGTAAGTATTATGTCAATATCTGTGAGTAGAGCTTCCGACTCATTAGTAAAAAGTAATATGGCATTACTAGATGCTGTAAAGGAATCAAAAAAAGAGCATATTATGGACTTCTCCCACTCTTTTGAAAACTTGTTACTATCAAGAACTGCGGATTCAGGAACAGTTCAATCAATGTGGGCTTTGGATGAGAGTTTTCAAGCCTTAGAAGAGATGACAGAAGTATCACCAGAAGATATTAAAATAGCACTTTTAAAGCATTATGAAAATGAATATATAAATAAAATAAATTTTAATGTAAAAGGTGCTAAAGCAAAAAGATCTGCCACAGACTATCTACCAAAAAGTTTAAGTGCTCAAATAGCTCAATATCTCTACATAGTAAAAAATGAGAACAAGGTTGGAGAAAAAGACAAACTTGCTATGAGCAAAGAGCATAAAGAAGTCTACTCAACAAATCACGTTCAAATTCATCCGGTTTACAAACAGATATTAGACAACTACGAACTGTATGATATCTTTATTGTAAATGCCAGTGGCGATGTTGTTTATTCTGTTTGTAAAGAGAAAGATTTTGGTACAAACCTGCTTAGTGGCGTTTACTCAGATTCTGGGCTTGGGGAAGCATTTAAAAAAGCCACTAAAACACCTAAAGGTGAAGTTGCTTTTGCTGATTTTAGACCTTACGAGCCGAGCTACAATGAGCCTGCAACATTTTTAGCATCTCCACTTTACTTTGGAAAAGATTTTGAAGGTGCTATAATTTTTCAACTACCTAAAGATAAAATCAACAGTGTAATGAATTTTAAAGGAGAGTTTGAAAAAGCAGGCCTCGGAAAGACTGGTAAAGCTAATCTAATTTCTCTAGATGGAAATATGAAAAATGACAGTCGTTTCCTAAAAGACATTAAAGATCCTGACGTAATAGCTGCAGGAACAACAATATCAATTTTTAAAATTGATTCAAAATCTGCTGATGAGATTAAAAAAGGCCAAAGTGGTTCTTGGATTGTTGATGATCATAGAGGAGTAAAAGTTCTTAGTTCATATGCACCAGTTAAAGTATTTGGGGAGTCATGGGGAATTATAGTAGATATCGATGAGTCTGAAGTACTTGAGAATGTAGAAGAGACAAGAAATGTAATTGTTGGGATTTCTATTGCTATACTTGTTGTTTTATTACTTATCAGTTTCCTTTTAACTCAAAAAGCTCTTATCTCAAAACTAAATACGCTACAAGATGCTTCATACAACTTAGCTAAAGGTGAAGGTGATTTAACTAGACAAATCATAGTCCCAAAAGGTGATGAAATCTCTGAGATTGCTCATAATATCAACGCGTTTATAGATAAAGTTCGTGTTACAGTATCACAAGCTAAAACTTCATCATCACAAAACACAGATATTGCTCAAACACTTTCAGATACATCATCAAGCATGAAAGAAAAAGCACAAGAAGAGAGTGTTCTTGTAAATAAGGTATCTATTGAAGGTAAAGATCTTCAAAATATTCTTGCTAGATCAATAGACCAAGCAAAAATCACTAAAGATGATATCAATACAGCTGGCAATATTTTAAAAGGTGCAAATAAGCAGATTGTTCATTTAGCAAATGAGATTCAACAACGTGCCCAAGATGAATTAGAACTCTCGCACAAGCTAGAACAACTAAGTGCAGATGCTACACAAGTTAAGGATGTTCTGGTTGTTATCTCAGATATTGCCGATCAGACAAATCTACTTGCACTAAATGCTGCTATTGAAGCAGCCCGTGCTGGTGAGCATGGACGCGGTTTTGCTGTTGTTGCTGATGAAGTTCGTAAACTTGCAGAGAGAACTCAGAAATCACTATCTGAAATCAATGCGACTATTAGTGTAATCGTTCAATCAGTAATAGATGCAAGTGATAACATTTCAAGAAATGCCAAAGCGATTGAAAAGCTATCAGGAGATGCAAATAACACTGAGAATGAAATAAACACAAGCATGGAGTCTATTGAGCGCTCAATTGTTCAAGTTGATGAGACAGTAACTGGTTATATTAACAACTCTAAAACTGTTGAGTCTATGATTGTTAAAGTATCTGAGATTGAAGAAATATCAAGTGAGAATAAAAAAAGTATGGATGATATATCTAATGCATCTTCAAAACTGACACAAATGACAATAAATCTAAACAATATGTTAAAAGGTTACAAAACGTAA
- the acs gene encoding acetate--CoA ligase — MRTKLFYPNKELWADAAINSMDEYHRLQDFAKNDYEGFWDSFAKEKITWRKPYTKVLDDSNMPFVRWFEGGELNVSEQCIDRHLNDKADKIAIIFQGEKGDIQKITYKQLSIHVNKTANLLRDHFGITKGDRIVMYMPMIPEAAYVMLACARIGAIHSIVFGGFSADAIHSRVLDAKAKLIITADGAFRRGKPYFLKPTVDEALAKGECDFVEKVLVVKRNYEDINMVAGRDEIYNDLIDTMSDKCEAEIMQSEDPLFLLYTSGSTGKPKGVLHSQAGYILWAQMTMEWVFDIKDSDIYWCTADVGWITGHTYIIYGPLASGATTVMFEGVPTYPDAGRWWKMVEELKITQFYTSPTAIRMLHKVGDNEPDNYDLSSLRILGSVGEPINPEAWEWYYNKVGRGNCPIVDTWWQTETGGHMISPLPGATPIQTSCATLPVPGIMAEVMDKDGTPTAIGEKGLLCITRPWPAMIRGVWGDDERFKKAYFGECKKDGKPVYFSGDGAMVDEKGYITITGRTDDVINVSGHRIGSAEVEASIGNAPMVAESAVVGQPHPIKGESLCAFIILNLKEHAGYEEMALEINSIIKKEIGAFAKCDRFIFVPGLPKTRSGKIMRRLLRSISVGEEIIQDISTLEDPSVVEEIIKATKEQS, encoded by the coding sequence ATGAGAACTAAACTTTTTTATCCAAATAAAGAGCTTTGGGCAGATGCTGCAATAAACTCTATGGATGAGTATCATAGATTACAGGATTTTGCAAAAAATGACTATGAAGGCTTTTGGGATAGTTTTGCAAAAGAAAAAATTACTTGGAGAAAGCCTTATACTAAGGTATTAGACGATTCTAATATGCCTTTTGTTCGTTGGTTTGAAGGTGGTGAGCTCAATGTTTCTGAACAATGTATAGACCGCCATCTAAATGACAAAGCTGATAAGATTGCTATTATTTTTCAAGGCGAAAAAGGTGATATACAAAAGATTACTTACAAGCAACTATCAATTCATGTAAACAAAACTGCAAACCTTCTAAGAGATCATTTTGGTATAACAAAAGGTGACCGAATTGTTATGTACATGCCGATGATTCCGGAAGCTGCATATGTGATGCTGGCATGTGCACGTATAGGAGCTATTCACTCCATCGTCTTTGGAGGTTTTTCTGCAGATGCTATTCACAGTCGTGTTTTAGATGCAAAAGCTAAACTTATTATTACAGCTGATGGAGCTTTTCGTCGTGGAAAGCCATATTTTCTAAAACCTACCGTAGATGAAGCACTTGCTAAAGGTGAATGTGATTTTGTGGAGAAAGTTTTAGTAGTTAAGAGAAATTACGAAGATATAAACATGGTAGCTGGTCGTGATGAGATTTACAACGACTTGATTGACACTATGAGTGATAAGTGTGAAGCTGAAATTATGCAGAGTGAAGACCCTCTATTTTTACTATACACTTCTGGAAGTACAGGTAAACCAAAAGGTGTTCTACACTCTCAAGCAGGTTATATTCTTTGGGCTCAAATGACTATGGAATGGGTATTTGACATCAAAGATAGTGATATTTACTGGTGCACAGCCGATGTAGGATGGATAACGGGGCATACTTATATCATTTATGGACCATTAGCATCTGGGGCAACAACCGTTATGTTTGAAGGAGTTCCAACTTATCCAGATGCCGGTCGTTGGTGGAAAATGGTAGAAGAGCTAAAAATCACCCAGTTTTACACATCTCCTACTGCCATTCGTATGCTTCATAAAGTTGGAGATAATGAACCTGACAACTATGATTTGAGTTCACTTAGAATACTTGGTTCAGTCGGAGAACCTATTAATCCTGAAGCATGGGAATGGTACTACAATAAAGTTGGTAGAGGAAATTGTCCTATTGTCGATACATGGTGGCAGACGGAGACAGGAGGACATATGATATCTCCTCTTCCTGGAGCAACACCAATACAAACAAGTTGTGCAACACTACCGGTTCCCGGAATTATGGCAGAGGTTATGGATAAGGATGGAACACCCACCGCCATTGGTGAAAAAGGACTTTTATGTATTACTCGCCCTTGGCCAGCAATGATTCGTGGTGTATGGGGTGATGATGAAAGGTTTAAAAAAGCATATTTTGGCGAGTGTAAAAAGGATGGAAAACCGGTTTACTTTTCAGGTGATGGAGCGATGGTTGATGAAAAAGGCTACATAACTATAACAGGTCGCACTGATGATGTTATAAATGTTTCAGGTCACCGAATAGGTTCCGCTGAAGTAGAAGCAAGCATAGGAAACGCTCCGATGGTTGCTGAATCTGCTGTAGTTGGTCAGCCGCACCCAATCAAAGGAGAATCACTTTGTGCATTTATTATCTTAAATCTCAAAGAACATGCAGGATATGAAGAGATGGCTCTAGAGATAAACAGTATTATCAAAAAAGAGATTGGTGCATTTGCTAAATGTGATCGTTTCATCTTTGTCCCTGGACTTCCAAAAACACGCTCAGGCAAGATAATGCGCCGTCTTCTTCGAAGCATCTCCGTAGGTGAAGAGATTATTCAAGATATTTCAACATTAGAAGATCCAAGTGTTGTCGAAGAGATTATTAAAGCAACCAAAGAACAAAGCTGA
- a CDS encoding translation initiation factor produces the protein MSRGKKLDIFIGTDIDDGWAQVQTPRKSKVSNEILEPSKHFLVFQKEKRRGKTVTLVGEFKLPSEDATTTLKLLKKKLGCGGAFKDGWMEFQGELKDKLRELLVNEGFRFKHGH, from the coding sequence ATGAGCAGAGGTAAAAAACTAGATATTTTCATAGGTACTGATATTGACGATGGATGGGCACAAGTTCAAACTCCACGTAAATCTAAAGTATCCAATGAAATACTAGAACCATCTAAACACTTTCTAGTATTTCAAAAAGAAAAAAGACGTGGAAAAACTGTAACTCTTGTCGGTGAGTTTAAACTTCCAAGCGAAGATGCTACGACCACGCTTAAACTACTCAAAAAAAAGCTTGGCTGCGGCGGAGCTTTTAAAGATGGTTGGATGGAATTTCAGGGTGAGTTAAAAGATAAACTTCGAGAACTTTTAGTAAATGAAGGTTTTAGATTTAAACACGGTCACTAA
- the pta gene encoding phosphate acetyltransferase, whose protein sequence is MKIKSLYISAQEKNAGTLFISMGMMEILKRNMPHVAFFRPVIYSKHIEDGDINFMLNRYNLEMDYKDCYGFDIEYVENMIANNKTDQLMNEFITKFKKLEDKYDFVLVEGIRHSFLTSTINFDLNIKIAQNFGSPIINIVNAKNKTIADIHDDILIENENSTFQGCTHFATFINRLDDKQDEALKKKLNDYPLKIYFLKEVDELGMLSIADVIDSLDAIPIFLQPKDITRIVRGIKVAALTLNNFLDHVEEDDLVVVPADRSDIILGLFGALYSKNYPNISGIVFPFGMEAHPNIKKLIDGLNSFSIPILSVDDDTYMTANKLSKAQARLRVTSERKIALALGLFNSSVDIEAIEKKIATVVSTVLTPMMFEYKLFERARLNKKRIVLPESNDERILRAAEIILRREVADITLLGNSEKITETYLRLGLDLSKATIIDHHTSNLRKEFAEIFYEMRKEKGLTLQAAEDAMTHGNYFATMMVHLGHVDGMVSGAIGSTGETIRPALQIIKTKPNISIVSSVFFMCLKKEVLVYGDCAVNQDPNAEELAQIAISSAETAQAFGLEAKIAMLSYSTGESGSGIDVDKVREATKIVKNKKPNLLIDGPIQYDAAVNKKVASTKLPDSKVAGEATVLIFPDLNTGNNTYKAVQRSSGAVAIGPILQGLKKPINDLSRGCSVSDIVNTVAITAIQAGQD, encoded by the coding sequence ATGAAAATAAAATCGTTATATATATCTGCACAAGAAAAAAATGCCGGAACTCTGTTTATATCTATGGGAATGATGGAAATTTTAAAAAGAAATATGCCTCATGTTGCTTTTTTTAGGCCAGTTATCTATTCAAAACATATTGAAGATGGAGATATTAACTTCATGCTAAATAGATATAATCTAGAAATGGACTATAAAGATTGTTATGGTTTTGACATAGAATATGTTGAAAATATGATTGCTAACAATAAAACTGACCAGTTGATGAATGAGTTTATTACAAAGTTTAAAAAACTTGAAGACAAGTATGATTTTGTTCTAGTAGAGGGAATTAGACACTCTTTTTTAACCTCTACAATCAATTTTGATCTGAATATAAAAATAGCTCAAAATTTTGGCTCACCAATCATAAATATAGTTAATGCAAAAAATAAAACAATTGCGGATATTCATGATGATATTTTAATAGAAAATGAAAATTCTACATTTCAAGGGTGTACTCATTTTGCAACTTTTATAAATAGATTAGATGATAAACAAGATGAAGCGCTTAAGAAAAAACTTAATGACTACCCTTTAAAGATTTATTTTTTAAAAGAGGTTGATGAACTTGGAATGTTGAGTATAGCAGATGTCATAGACTCACTAGATGCAATACCTATTTTTTTACAGCCAAAAGATATTACTAGAATCGTTAGAGGGATAAAAGTTGCTGCTTTAACGTTGAATAATTTTTTAGATCATGTAGAGGAAGATGATTTAGTTGTAGTTCCTGCCGATAGATCGGATATTATTTTAGGCTTGTTTGGAGCACTTTATTCAAAGAATTATCCTAATATTAGTGGTATTGTTTTTCCTTTTGGGATGGAAGCTCATCCAAATATAAAAAAACTTATAGATGGATTAAATAGTTTTAGTATTCCTATATTGTCAGTAGATGATGACACCTATATGACAGCTAACAAGTTATCTAAAGCACAAGCAAGATTGCGGGTGACTAGTGAGAGAAAAATAGCACTTGCTCTTGGTCTTTTTAACTCTAGTGTAGATATAGAAGCTATTGAAAAGAAAATAGCTACTGTAGTTAGCACAGTTTTAACCCCAATGATGTTTGAATATAAACTATTTGAAAGAGCAAGATTAAATAAAAAACGAATAGTTTTACCTGAGAGTAATGACGAAAGGATTTTAAGAGCTGCTGAGATTATTTTACGTCGAGAGGTCGCTGACATAACTCTGCTAGGCAATAGTGAAAAAATAACTGAAACTTATTTACGATTAGGTTTAGATCTAAGTAAAGCAACTATTATAGACCATCATACGTCTAATCTTAGAAAAGAGTTCGCTGAGATCTTTTATGAAATGAGAAAAGAGAAAGGTTTAACATTACAGGCTGCTGAAGATGCAATGACTCATGGAAACTATTTTGCAACAATGATGGTTCATCTTGGACATGTTGATGGAATGGTTAGCGGGGCTATTGGCTCAACTGGTGAGACAATCAGACCGGCTCTTCAAATCATAAAAACAAAACCAAATATTTCTATAGTATCAAGCGTATTCTTTATGTGCCTTAAAAAAGAGGTTTTAGTCTATGGTGATTGTGCTGTAAACCAAGATCCAAATGCTGAGGAACTGGCACAGATTGCAATCTCATCGGCAGAGACAGCTCAAGCATTTGGATTAGAAGCAAAAATAGCAATGCTATCTTATTCAACTGGAGAGAGTGGTAGTGGGATTGATGTTGATAAGGTTAGAGAAGCTACTAAAATCGTTAAAAATAAAAAACCAAACCTACTTATAGATGGTCCTATTCAGTATGATGCAGCTGTAAATAAAAAAGTTGCTTCAACAAAACTACCAGATTCAAAAGTAGCTGGAGAGGCTACAGTATTGATTTTTCCAGATTTAAATACAGGTAATAATACATATAAAGCAGTTCAGCGCTCAAGTGGTGCTGTTGCCATTGGCCCAATTTTGCAAGGATTAAAAAAGCCAATAAATGATTTAAGTCGAGGATGTTCGGTCTCAGACATTGTAAATACAGTCGCAATTACAGCAATACAAGCAGGACAGGACTAA
- a CDS encoding YchJ family protein: MNPEELMRSRYEAFVKEDWNYLAKTSIHQTVEDLSHPTSIEWLKLDVIDVIEDSVEFKAYYRENGKINVLHEKSKFVKIDNIWKYLDGELFNTKIERNESCPCGSGKKFKKCCG; this comes from the coding sequence ATGAACCCTGAAGAATTAATGAGAAGTAGATATGAGGCTTTTGTAAAAGAGGACTGGAACTATTTAGCTAAAACATCTATACACCAAACAGTAGAAGATTTAAGTCATCCAACCTCCATTGAGTGGCTTAAACTAGATGTAATAGATGTAATTGAAGATAGTGTTGAGTTTAAAGCATACTATAGAGAAAATGGAAAAATAAATGTTTTACATGAAAAAAGTAAATTTGTAAAAATAGATAACATCTGGAAATACCTTGATGGAGAGCTATTTAACACTAAAATTGAAAGAAATGAGAGTTGCCCATGTGGAAGTGGAAAGAAATTTAAAAAATGTTGTGGATAA
- a CDS encoding ABC-F family ATP-binding cassette domain-containing protein — MVTVQNLIMRFGSRVLFQDINLKLDRHKRYGLIGANGAGKTTFLNILSGKINEFEGEIIIPKANKVGVLGQNQFAFEDYTIMDAVLYGNKRLYDAIKEKEELYMTGDFEDDAVNNRLADLEVICVEEDPTYEYDVNIAKILENVGLEADLHHNLMSTLDSADKFKVLLAQVLYPKPDVLFLDEPTNNLDIETISWLENELKRHEGTMVVISHDRHFLNAVVTNILDVDYQKIREFTGNFDDWYIAANVIAKQMELNNAKKEKEKDELEAFVRRFSANASKAKQATSRQKKLDKLVIEDIKPSSRRDPSIVFKAKRVMGDEALNLVNINHSYGDNEVLKNLNLKFEPGEKVALIGPNGAGKTTLVKIIMEEMKPSSGEIHWGATIENSYFPQDTADTIKGNGTLYDWLRAFDPKRDIAEIRNCLGRMLFNGEQQEKSVVSISGGEKHRMMLSKMMLEGGNFLVLDEPSNHLDLEAIVALGEGLLDFKGNVICVSHDRELLDAFASRIIEIHADGSITDFKGSYEEYAEAKANGKV; from the coding sequence ATGGTAACAGTACAAAACTTAATTATGCGCTTTGGAAGTAGAGTTCTATTTCAAGACATTAACCTCAAACTAGACCGTCACAAAAGATACGGTCTTATCGGTGCAAATGGTGCTGGTAAAACAACTTTTTTAAATATCCTAAGTGGCAAAATTAATGAATTTGAGGGTGAGATAATTATCCCTAAAGCAAATAAAGTTGGTGTTCTAGGACAAAATCAATTTGCTTTTGAAGACTACACAATTATGGATGCAGTTCTTTACGGTAACAAAAGACTCTACGATGCAATCAAAGAGAAAGAAGAACTTTATATGACGGGAGACTTTGAAGATGACGCTGTTAACAATCGTCTTGCAGATTTAGAAGTTATCTGTGTTGAAGAAGATCCAACTTACGAGTATGATGTAAATATTGCAAAAATACTTGAAAATGTAGGTCTTGAAGCAGATTTACATCACAATCTTATGAGTACTCTAGACAGTGCTGATAAATTCAAAGTTTTACTTGCGCAGGTTTTATACCCAAAACCAGATGTACTATTTCTTGATGAGCCTACAAATAATCTTGACATCGAAACTATTAGCTGGTTAGAAAATGAGCTTAAACGTCATGAAGGTACTATGGTTGTTATCTCTCACGATAGACATTTCCTTAATGCTGTTGTTACAAACATACTTGATGTTGACTACCAAAAAATCCGTGAATTTACTGGTAACTTTGACGATTGGTATATTGCTGCAAATGTAATAGCAAAGCAGATGGAACTTAATAATGCTAAAAAAGAGAAAGAGAAAGATGAGTTAGAAGCTTTCGTTCGTAGATTTAGTGCAAATGCGTCTAAAGCTAAACAAGCAACATCAAGACAGAAAAAACTTGATAAACTTGTTATAGAAGACATCAAACCATCTTCAAGAAGAGACCCAAGTATTGTTTTTAAAGCAAAGAGAGTTATGGGTGATGAAGCATTAAATCTTGTAAACATCAATCACTCTTATGGAGACAATGAAGTACTAAAAAATTTAAATCTTAAATTTGAACCAGGTGAAAAAGTTGCACTTATCGGGCCAAATGGAGCGGGGAAAACAACTCTTGTAAAAATTATAATGGAAGAGATGAAGCCAAGCTCTGGAGAAATTCACTGGGGCGCAACAATTGAGAACTCTTACTTCCCTCAAGATACAGCAGATACTATTAAGGGAAACGGAACTCTTTATGACTGGTTAAGAGCATTTGATCCTAAGCGTGATATTGCTGAGATTCGTAACTGTCTTGGTCGTATGCTATTTAATGGTGAGCAACAAGAAAAATCTGTAGTTAGCATCTCTGGTGGTGAAAAACATAGAATGATGCTTTCAAAGATGATGCTAGAAGGTGGAAACTTTTTAGTTCTTGATGAGCCTTCAAATCACCTTGACCTTGAAGCAATCGTTGCACTTGGTGAAGGACTTCTAGACTTTAAAGGAAATGTTATCTGTGTATCACATGACCGTGAGCTTCTAGATGCATTTGCATCTCGTATTATAGAGATTCATGCTGATGGTAGTATTACAGACTTTAAAGGTAGTTACGAAGAATACGCTGAGGCTAAAGCAAATGGCAAAGTATAA